In one Nomascus leucogenys isolate Asia chromosome 13, Asia_NLE_v1, whole genome shotgun sequence genomic region, the following are encoded:
- the STMP1 gene encoding short transmembrane mitochondrial protein 1, translating to MLQFLLGFTLGNVVGMYLAQNYDISNLAKKLEEIKKDLDAKKKPPSA from the exons CTTGGATTTACATTGGGCAACGTGGTTGGAATGTATCTGGCTCAGAACTATGAC ataTCAAACCTGGCTAAAAaacttgaagaaattaaaaaggacttGGATGCCAAGAAGAAACCCCCTAGTGCATGA